In one Agrobacterium tumefaciens genomic region, the following are encoded:
- a CDS encoding sodium-translocating pyrophosphatase codes for MTVIPIVILCGILSVVYAVWATKSVLDADQGNERMREIAGYIREGAQAYLTRQYLTIAIVGLIVAVLAWYLLSAMAAIGFLIGAVLSGAAGFVGMHVSVRANLRTAQAASHSLSAGLDIAFKSGAITGMLVAGLALLGVSIYYFILTSVMGHAAGSREVIDALVSLGFGASLISIFARLGGGIFTKGADVGGDLVGKVEAGIPEDDPRNPATIADNVGDNVGDCAGMAADLFETYAVSVVATMVLAAIFFAGTPILESAMVYPLAICGACILTSIAGTFFVKLGTNNSIMGALYKGLIATGIFSVAGLAVATHATVGWGTVGTVAGMEITGTNLFLCGIVGLVVTALIVVITEYYTGTNKRPVNSIAQASVTGHGTNVIQGLAVSLESTALPAIVIVGGIIGTYQLGGLFGTGIAVTAMLGLAGMIVALDAFGPVTDNAGGIAEMAGLDPDVRKATDALDAVGNTTKAVTKGYAIGSAGLGALVLFAAYSNDLSYFAANGDTYPYFKDIGEISFSLANPYVVAGLLFGGLIPYLFGGIAMTAVGKAASSIVEEVRRQFREKPGIMAGTEKPDYGKAVDLLTKAAIKEMVIPSLLPVLAPLVVYFGVLLISGSKASAFAALGASLLGVIINGLFVAISMTSGGGAWDNAKKSFEDGFIDKDGVRHVKGSDAHKASVTGDTVGDPYKDTAGPAVNPAIKITNIVALLLLAVLAH; via the coding sequence ATGACCGTAATACCCATAGTGATTTTATGCGGTATCCTGTCCGTGGTTTACGCGGTATGGGCGACCAAGAGTGTTCTCGATGCCGATCAGGGCAACGAGCGTATGCGTGAAATAGCAGGTTATATCCGTGAAGGCGCACAGGCTTATCTCACCCGTCAATATCTCACCATCGCCATCGTCGGACTGATCGTCGCCGTTCTCGCCTGGTATCTGCTGTCGGCCATGGCGGCCATTGGTTTCCTCATCGGCGCGGTGCTTTCGGGCGCCGCCGGTTTCGTCGGCATGCATGTGTCCGTGCGCGCCAATCTGCGCACCGCGCAGGCCGCCTCGCACAGCCTTTCCGCCGGTCTCGACATCGCCTTCAAGTCGGGCGCGATCACCGGCATGCTGGTGGCCGGTCTCGCGCTGCTCGGCGTCTCCATTTATTATTTCATCCTGACCTCGGTGATGGGCCATGCGGCCGGTTCACGTGAGGTGATCGATGCGCTGGTGTCGCTTGGCTTCGGCGCATCGCTGATTTCCATCTTCGCCCGCCTCGGCGGCGGCATCTTCACCAAGGGTGCCGATGTCGGCGGCGATCTCGTCGGCAAGGTCGAAGCTGGAATTCCCGAAGACGATCCGCGCAACCCGGCAACCATTGCCGACAATGTCGGCGACAATGTCGGCGATTGCGCCGGCATGGCCGCTGACCTCTTCGAGACCTATGCCGTCTCTGTCGTCGCGACCATGGTTCTTGCGGCAATCTTTTTTGCCGGAACGCCGATACTGGAAAGCGCCATGGTCTATCCGCTGGCGATTTGCGGCGCCTGCATCCTGACGTCGATTGCCGGCACCTTCTTCGTCAAGCTTGGCACCAACAATTCCATCATGGGCGCACTCTACAAGGGCCTGATCGCCACCGGCATCTTCTCCGTTGCCGGTCTTGCGGTTGCCACCCATGCGACGGTGGGCTGGGGCACGGTCGGCACGGTGGCCGGTATGGAGATCACCGGCACCAACCTCTTCCTGTGCGGCATTGTCGGCCTTGTCGTGACGGCGCTGATCGTTGTCATTACCGAATATTACACCGGCACCAACAAGCGCCCGGTCAATTCCATCGCGCAGGCGTCGGTCACCGGTCACGGCACCAATGTCATCCAGGGTCTTGCTGTCTCGCTGGAATCGACGGCGCTGCCGGCCATCGTCATTGTCGGCGGCATCATCGGCACCTATCAGCTCGGCGGCCTGTTCGGCACCGGCATCGCGGTCACCGCCATGCTGGGTCTGGCAGGCATGATCGTGGCGCTCGACGCCTTCGGCCCGGTGACGGATAATGCCGGTGGTATCGCTGAAATGGCCGGTCTCGATCCTGACGTGCGCAAGGCGACCGACGCGCTGGATGCCGTCGGCAACACCACCAAGGCCGTCACAAAGGGTTACGCCATCGGTTCTGCCGGTCTCGGCGCGCTGGTGCTGTTTGCGGCCTATTCCAACGACCTGTCCTATTTCGCCGCCAATGGCGATACCTATCCCTACTTCAAGGATATTGGCGAGATTTCCTTCAGCCTTGCCAATCCTTACGTCGTGGCGGGCCTGCTGTTCGGCGGCCTCATTCCGTATCTGTTCGGCGGCATTGCGATGACGGCGGTAGGTAAGGCGGCAAGCTCGATCGTCGAAGAAGTCCGCCGCCAGTTCCGGGAAAAGCCGGGCATCATGGCTGGAACGGAAAAGCCGGACTATGGCAAGGCGGTCGATCTTCTGACCAAGGCGGCGATCAAGGAAATGGTCATTCCGTCGCTCCTGCCGGTTCTGGCGCCGCTCGTCGTTTATTTCGGCGTCCTGCTGATTTCCGGTTCCAAGGCGTCGGCCTTCGCGGCACTGGGCGCATCGCTGCTCGGCGTCATCATCAACGGCCTGTTCGTGGCGATTTCCATGACCTCCGGTGGCGGCGCGTGGGATAATGCCAAGAAGAGCTTCGAGGACGGTTTCATCGACAAGGACGGCGTGCGCCACGTCAAGGGTTCCGATGCCCACAAGGCCTCGGTGACGGGCGATACGGTCGGCGACCCCTACAAGGACACCGCCGGTCCGGCCGTCAACCCGGCCATCAAGATCACCAATATCGTGGCGCTGCTGCTGCTTGCGGTTCTTGCCCACTGA
- a CDS encoding outer membrane protein assembly factor BamE → MIAVGKTQLSKQKSASQGKILSKTAIAIVLASGLLSACTSTTDVFHNGYVMDDQALQLIPEGSSREQVLLTMGTPSTTATFGNEVFYYISQKRVRRAAFMKPTLVEQNILAIYFNKDGVIERKANYALQDGKVFDTISRTTPTGGKDLTFLQQLLSGGTSGANIAKSILGQGNNTP, encoded by the coding sequence ATGATCGCAGTCGGGAAAACGCAGTTGAGCAAGCAGAAATCCGCAAGTCAGGGCAAAATTCTGAGCAAAACGGCCATCGCAATCGTCCTCGCGTCCGGCCTGCTTTCCGCCTGCACCAGCACGACCGATGTGTTCCACAATGGTTATGTCATGGACGACCAGGCGCTCCAGCTGATCCCCGAAGGTTCCAGCCGCGAGCAGGTTCTGCTGACCATGGGTACGCCCTCGACCACGGCGACCTTCGGCAACGAAGTTTTCTACTACATCTCGCAGAAGCGTGTGCGCCGCGCCGCCTTCATGAAGCCGACGCTGGTCGAGCAGAATATTCTCGCGATCTATTTCAACAAGGACGGCGTGATCGAACGCAAGGCCAATTACGCGCTGCAGGACGGCAAGGTCTTCGACACGATTTCCCGCACCACCCCGACAGGCGGCAAGGATCTGACGTTCCTGCAGCAGCTGCTCTCCGGCGGCACCTCGGGCGCCAATATCGCCAAGAGCATTCTCGGTCAGGGCAACAACACCCCCTGA
- a CDS encoding ubiquinol-cytochrome C chaperone, which yields MIFGLFRKKNNNRAIVDRQYATLTAAARTPEFYLDLGVPDTVMGRFEMLSIIMILYFRRTKSSGVSGQEIAQEIVDAFFQDIDHSIRELGIGDQGVPKRMKKFAGMFYGRLESYAAALDASDPVALAAALARNIYPQTDDKAPQLEGLAGWMMETSSALSACSEETIATGSLMLPLPGQ from the coding sequence ATGATATTCGGGCTGTTCAGGAAGAAAAACAACAATCGCGCCATAGTCGACCGCCAATATGCGACCTTGACGGCTGCTGCCCGCACGCCTGAATTTTATCTCGATCTGGGTGTTCCCGACACGGTGATGGGCCGTTTCGAAATGCTGTCGATCATCATGATTCTCTATTTCCGCCGCACCAAATCATCAGGTGTAAGCGGGCAGGAGATCGCTCAGGAGATCGTCGACGCCTTTTTTCAGGATATCGATCATTCCATCCGTGAACTTGGCATCGGCGACCAGGGCGTGCCGAAACGGATGAAGAAATTTGCCGGCATGTTTTACGGGCGGCTGGAATCCTACGCGGCGGCGCTGGATGCATCCGACCCCGTTGCCCTTGCCGCGGCGCTTGCGCGCAATATATATCCGCAGACAGACGATAAGGCGCCGCAGCTGGAGGGGCTGGCGGGTTGGATGATGGAAACGTCTTCCGCCCTTTCCGCATGCTCCGAGGAAACGATAGCGACCGGAAGCCTGATGCTGCCCCTGCCTGGACAATGA
- a CDS encoding DUF177 domain-containing protein, which produces MNARHAANDDLPFSYPVKVGHISANPVRIGLEANAEELKALAKFWDVVSVDYLKAELQVTRWKKDGIKIKGEVHAAVTQSCVVTLEPVTSKIDEAVEHIFVPEGSKLARMVTNEEGEIVLDPDGPDIPDQFTGDSIDVGAVVAEFAALAIDPYPRKSDAEFADTADKEPEAEKRPSPFAVLKDWKKD; this is translated from the coding sequence ATGAACGCGCGACACGCCGCAAATGACGACCTGCCTTTTTCCTATCCCGTAAAGGTAGGCCATATTTCCGCCAATCCCGTCAGGATTGGTCTCGAAGCCAATGCCGAAGAGCTGAAGGCGCTGGCGAAATTCTGGGATGTGGTGTCCGTCGACTATCTGAAGGCGGAGCTGCAGGTTACCCGCTGGAAGAAGGATGGCATCAAGATCAAGGGCGAAGTGCATGCGGCCGTGACCCAGTCCTGCGTGGTGACGCTGGAGCCGGTCACGAGCAAGATCGACGAGGCGGTGGAGCACATCTTCGTTCCCGAAGGGTCGAAGCTCGCGCGCATGGTCACCAATGAGGAGGGCGAGATCGTGCTCGACCCCGATGGTCCCGATATTCCCGACCAGTTCACCGGCGACAGCATCGATGTGGGCGCCGTGGTGGCGGAATTCGCGGCCCTTGCGATCGATCCCTATCCACGCAAATCGGATGCCGAATTCGCCGATACGGCCGACAAGGAGCCCGAAGCAGAGAAGCGTCCGTCGCCCTTTGCCGTGCTGAAAGACTGGAAAAAAGACTGA
- the plsX gene encoding phosphate acyltransferase PlsX → MIRIAIDVMGGDFGPDVAIPGAAKALERHNDVTFLLYGQKSKCDPILAQYPALREKSVFHDCEVSVGMDEKPSQALRRGRYVSSMWRAIEAVKLGEADVVVSAGNTGALMAMAKFCLRTMARVERPAIAGIWPTLKGESIVLDVGATIGADSQQLLDFALMGGAMARALFDIDRPTVGLLNVGVEEVKGQEEVREAGRLIREADLGTIDYRGFVEGDDIGKGTVDVVVTEGFTGNIALKAAEGTARQITTLLREAISRSFFAKIGYILAKSAFDVLREKMDPRKVNGGVFLGLNGIVIKSHGGTDAIGFASAVDVGYDMVHNGLTAKIENDLKIYHARRLPPPAPEALVADEE, encoded by the coding sequence GTGATCAGAATAGCGATTGACGTCATGGGTGGCGATTTCGGCCCTGATGTTGCCATACCCGGTGCTGCCAAGGCGCTTGAACGGCATAATGATGTAACTTTTCTGCTCTACGGGCAGAAGAGCAAATGCGACCCCATTCTGGCACAATATCCCGCCCTTCGGGAAAAGTCGGTCTTTCACGATTGTGAAGTCTCGGTCGGCATGGATGAAAAGCCGAGCCAGGCGCTTCGTCGCGGCCGTTACGTCTCCAGCATGTGGCGCGCCATCGAGGCCGTGAAGCTGGGTGAAGCCGACGTCGTCGTTTCCGCCGGCAATACCGGCGCGCTGATGGCCATGGCCAAATTCTGTTTGCGCACCATGGCGCGGGTGGAACGCCCGGCAATCGCCGGCATCTGGCCGACCCTGAAAGGTGAAAGCATCGTTCTCGATGTCGGCGCGACGATTGGCGCCGATTCCCAGCAATTGCTCGATTTCGCCCTGATGGGTGGCGCCATGGCGCGCGCGCTGTTCGATATCGACCGTCCCACTGTCGGCCTGCTCAATGTCGGCGTCGAGGAGGTCAAGGGTCAGGAAGAGGTGCGTGAGGCAGGACGTCTCATTCGCGAGGCCGATCTCGGCACCATCGACTATCGCGGTTTTGTCGAGGGCGACGATATCGGCAAGGGTACGGTGGATGTGGTGGTGACCGAAGGTTTCACCGGCAACATCGCGCTGAAAGCCGCCGAAGGCACCGCGCGCCAGATCACCACACTTCTGCGTGAGGCGATCTCCCGCAGCTTCTTTGCCAAGATCGGTTATATCCTGGCGAAAAGCGCCTTTGATGTGCTCAGGGAAAAAATGGACCCGCGCAAGGTCAATGGCGGCGTGTTTCTCGGCCTGAACGGCATTGTCATCAAAAGCCATGGCGGCACGGATGCCATCGGTTTTGCTTCCGCCGTCGATGTCGGCTACGACATGGTCCATAACGGACTGACGGCGAAAATTGAAAACGATCTGAAGATTTACCACGCAAGACGGCTTCCGCCCCCGGCGCCCGAAGCTCTCGTGGCTGACGAGGAATAA